GCACCCGGTAGAGCATGATCGAGCGCGTACCGAACAGGAACTGGAAGCACTTCTCACCGTAGAACGACCAGCCCAGGATGGTGGTGAAGGCGAACACCGCCAGCGCCAGCGATACGATCTGGTTGCCCCAGCCCGGCAGCGCCGCATCGAAGGAGAGCGCGGTCAGCGAAGCCCCCTCTTCACCCTGGATCCATACCGTGGAGGTCAGGATGACCAGCGCGGTGATGGTGCAGACGATGATGGTGTCGATGAAGGTGCCGAGCATGGCGATCAGGCCCTGGCGAACCGGGTTGCGGGTCTTGGCCGCCGCGTGGGCGATGGGCGCACTGCCCAGGCCCGCCTCGTTGGAGAAGATGCCGCGCGCCACGCCGAAGCGGATCGCCGCCATTACCGCCGCACCGGCGAAGCCACCCGCCGCCGCCACCGGGTTGAAGGCGTAGTAGAAGATCAGACGGAAGGCTTCGCCGATCTGGCCGGCGTTGATGATGAGCACCAGCAGGCCCGCCACCACGTAGGCGATACCCATGATCGGCACCAGCTTGCCGGCCACCTTGGCGATGCGCTTGATACCGCCCAGGATCACGGCCCCCGCCAGGACCATGATGACCACGCCGGTCAGCCAGTGGGGAATGCCGAAGGTCGAATCCAGGGCGTCGGCCACGGAGTTCGACTGCACGGTGTTGCCGATGCCGAAGGCCGCCACGGCACCGAAGAAGGCGAAGGCGCCGCCGAGCCACAGCCACTTACGGCCCAGGCCGTTCTTGATGTAGAACATCGGCCCGCCGACGTGATAGCCGGTGCTGTCGGTCTCGCGGAAACGCACCGCAAGCACCGCTTCGGAGAACTTGGTCGCCATGCCGACCAGTGCCGTGACCCACATCCAGAACACCGCACCGGGGCCACCCAGGGCGATGGCCGTCGCCACACCGGCGATGTTGCCGGTTCCGATGGTGGCCGACAGGGCCGTCATCAAGGCATTGAAGGGCGAGATCTCGCCTTCGTCGTCCGCCTTCTTCGCCTCGCCGGGCGCAGGCTTGGCGTCACGCCCTTGCCACATCAGCTTGAAGCCGGTGCCCAGCTTGCGGATGGGCATCAGCTTCAAGCCGATCTGCAGATAGAGCCCCACCCCCAG
This portion of the Billgrantia sulfidoxydans genome encodes:
- a CDS encoding alanine/glycine:cation symporter family protein produces the protein METLTAIFSAINGVVWGPLMLILLLGVGLYLQIGLKLMPIRKLGTGFKLMWQGRDAKPAPGEAKKADDEGEISPFNALMTALSATIGTGNIAGVATAIALGGPGAVFWMWVTALVGMATKFSEAVLAVRFRETDSTGYHVGGPMFYIKNGLGRKWLWLGGAFAFFGAVAAFGIGNTVQSNSVADALDSTFGIPHWLTGVVIMVLAGAVILGGIKRIAKVAGKLVPIMGIAYVVAGLLVLIINAGQIGEAFRLIFYYAFNPVAAAGGFAGAAVMAAIRFGVARGIFSNEAGLGSAPIAHAAAKTRNPVRQGLIAMLGTFIDTIIVCTITALVILTSTVWIQGEEGASLTALSFDAALPGWGNQIVSLALAVFAFTTILGWSFYGEKCFQFLFGTRSIMLYRVLFVLAIPLGAMAQLGFIWLMADTFNAMMAIPNLIALALLSPVVFKVTRDYFNGETVLPGEDLDHDKR